In Rhodococcus pseudokoreensis, the DNA window GGCAGATGTTCGAAGCCAACAGTGCGTGTACGGACGGTGCGGGGCGAGACCCTATGCTTCGCCCATGCATGTTCTCTTCGTCTGCACCGGAAACGTCTGTCGCTCCCCAACGGCCGAGCGCCTCGCAGTGGCATACGCCGAGGAGCTCGGGATCACCGATCTGACCGCCGAAAGCGCAGGTACACGCGCTGCGGTCGGACGCCCGATGGAACCGACGGCCGCGCAAGTCCTCGAAGGGCTCGGTGGCAACCCCACCGAGTTCACCGCGCGGATGCTCACCGCGGATCTCGCGGTGGATGCCGACCTGGTGCTGACGATGACCGAGCGCCAGCGCGAGAAGGTGCTGGCGCTGGCTCCCGAGCAGTTGAAGAAGACGTTCACGCTGAAGGAGGCCGCTCGTCTCGCCGAGGCGGCGGATGCGAAGTCGGTGGCCGACCTGGCTGCGGCGCGTCCCAGACACAAGGCCGACGACACCCCCGAAGACGTGCCGGACCCGATGGGACAGGACGAGGACACGTTCCTGACCATCGGGTCCGAGATCGCCGATCTACTGGGTGTGATCTCGCGGAGCATCCGTCTCTGACCAGGGTTCCTGGTCGTCACGGTAGCGGCGGGTGCGCCTCGGTGTGGGAGGCACCGGTGCGCCCGACTGCTGCTCGTTGCCGTAGTGGTCGGCCGCTCCGTACCACTGCTGACCCTGGTCGCCGTTGTAGGCGCCCTGGTAGGCGGGGGCACCCTGGTAGGCCGGGACTTCCTGCGGATCTCCCCCGTACGGCTGCTGCGGGTACTCGTCGCGCACGTACTGGGCCTGCTGCTGCACCGGCGGTTGCGGTGCCTGCTGCTGGGGTGCCTGCTGCTGGACGGCAGGCTGCGCGGGGACGGCCTGCTGCATCTGCGGCAGCGACTTGTCGGTCTCGTAGTAGTACTTGTACTCGTAGACCCCCCGGCCGCGGCTCGGCGTCATCGTGATGATCGTTCCGAGGATGGTCGCCCCGACGCTCTGCAGGTTGCCCACCGCCCGCGACAGCTGGTCCCGCTTGGTTTCGGCGTGCCGGGCGATCACCAGGGCGCCGTCCGACATCGCGGTGAGCACGGTCGCGTCGGTGACCGGCAGCAGCGGGGACGCGTCGACGATCACGTAGTCGAATCGTCCGCGCAGTTCGGCCAGCGCCTGGCGGGCCGTCTCGGTTCCGAGCAGCTCACTGGGGTTCGGCGGGATCGGCCCGGACGCCAGGACGGTCAGACCCGAGTACTGCGTCGGCTGCAGCACGGCGTCGAGGTCGGCCTTGCCTGCCAGGACGCTGCTGAGCCCAACGGACCCGACGACACCGAGGTACTTCGACACCCGCGGCTTGCGGAGGTCACCTTCGACGAGGCACACGTTCTGGCCGCCTTCCGCCAGCACGAGCGCGATGTTGATCGCGGTGGTGGTCTTGCCCTCGGTGGGCAGCGAACTGGTGACCACGATGACGCGCGGCGGGTTGTCGACCTCGAGGAACTGCAGGTTGGTGCGGAGTTCGCGGTAGGCCTCCGCGCTCGAGGAATTGCCCTCGGCGAAGTTGATGGCCTGCTGCGTCTGCCGCTCCTTGTCGAACGGGATGGTGCCGATCAGTGCCGAACCGGCCAGTTCCTCGACGGTGCGCCGATCCTTGACGGTGTTGTCGAGGCGGTCACGCAGGACGGCGAAGGCGATACCGAGCAGCAGCCCGACCGCCGCGCCCAGCGCGAGGTTGCGGAGCGTCTTGGGCGAGACGGGCGTCGACGGCGTCTGCGCCTGCTGTTCGACGACGACGCGGGCGGCGGGGGCGCCACCCTTCTCCGGGGTTTCGAGCTCTCGGGCCATGACGACGAACTCGTCGGACAGGGCGTTGGCGATGTCGCGGGCGCGTTCCGGCGACGGATCCTGCACCTTGACATCGATGAGCACGGTGTCCGGTGCGGAGCTGGCCTTCACCTGTGAGGCGAGCGCCGCCGCCGTGCCGCCCAGATCGAGCTTGTCGATCGTCCGCTGCGCGAGGGTCTCGCCGGTGAGCAGTTTGGTGTAGGACGTCACCCGCTGCTGCGAGAACA includes these proteins:
- a CDS encoding protein tyrosine phosphatase, with protein sequence MHVLFVCTGNVCRSPTAERLAVAYAEELGITDLTAESAGTRAAVGRPMEPTAAQVLEGLGGNPTEFTARMLTADLAVDADLVLTMTERQREKVLALAPEQLKKTFTLKEAARLAEAADAKSVADLAAARPRHKADDTPEDVPDPMGQDEDTFLTIGSEIADLLGVISRSIRL
- a CDS encoding polysaccharide biosynthesis tyrosine autokinase is translated as MEIQDYLRILQSRWKIIAITTVVAILGALGASLLTTPIYEASTRLFVSTSAGSSVNEVYQGNLFSQQRVTSYTKLLTGETLAQRTIDKLDLGGTAAALASQVKASSAPDTVLIDVKVQDPSPERARDIANALSDEFVVMARELETPEKGGAPAARVVVEQQAQTPSTPVSPKTLRNLALGAAVGLLLGIAFAVLRDRLDNTVKDRRTVEELAGSALIGTIPFDKERQTQQAINFAEGNSSSAEAYRELRTNLQFLEVDNPPRVIVVTSSLPTEGKTTTAINIALVLAEGGQNVCLVEGDLRKPRVSKYLGVVGSVGLSSVLAGKADLDAVLQPTQYSGLTVLASGPIPPNPSELLGTETARQALAELRGRFDYVIVDASPLLPVTDATVLTAMSDGALVIARHAETKRDQLSRAVGNLQSVGATILGTIITMTPSRGRGVYEYKYYYETDKSLPQMQQAVPAQPAVQQQAPQQQAPQPPVQQQAQYVRDEYPQQPYGGDPQEVPAYQGAPAYQGAYNGDQGQQWYGAADHYGNEQQSGAPVPPTPRRTRRYRDDQEPWSETDAPRDHTQ